A single genomic interval of Pseudomonadales bacterium harbors:
- a CDS encoding LLM class flavin-dependent oxidoreductase, with protein MTLPIMEPDVDRTTLEKWACAVDQGPFGSLCFGERMAFDNPETMTLLGACAAWTQRVRLKTTVIVAQLHDPVMLAKSLATGDMLSRGRLTVGLGIGGRIEDYVAVGADPATRNHADLAARVAIMKRVWAGEKVVSTLQPIGPVPWHQGGPELLAGAQGPRAVHAAAQWADGISGFSFDLNMENVATAFDQARAAWRDRGRPEPRLTTSFWFAIGDRSRAQVQRHLRHYFNWIEPAALEAMLPVTGFAGTLAQLKRVLDQLEDLGADEVHLIPTSDDVDQVARIADLIA; from the coding sequence ATGACCTTGCCGATCATGGAGCCGGATGTGGATCGCACGACGCTGGAAAAATGGGCGTGCGCGGTGGACCAGGGGCCATTCGGTTCGCTGTGTTTCGGCGAGCGCATGGCGTTCGACAATCCGGAAACCATGACCTTGCTGGGCGCCTGCGCGGCATGGACGCAGCGGGTGCGGCTGAAGACGACGGTGATCGTTGCCCAGCTCCATGACCCGGTGATGCTGGCGAAGAGTCTGGCGACAGGCGACATGCTGAGCCGCGGTCGGCTCACGGTGGGCCTGGGCATCGGTGGCCGGATTGAGGACTACGTGGCGGTTGGCGCAGACCCTGCGACGCGCAATCACGCGGATCTGGCGGCGCGCGTTGCGATCATGAAGCGGGTGTGGGCCGGCGAGAAGGTGGTGTCGACGCTGCAGCCGATCGGTCCGGTGCCGTGGCACCAGGGCGGCCCCGAGCTGCTGGCCGGAGCACAAGGCCCCAGGGCAGTTCACGCCGCTGCCCAATGGGCCGACGGCATATCGGGTTTCAGCTTCGATCTGAACATGGAGAATGTGGCAACTGCATTCGACCAGGCGCGGGCAGCCTGGCGCGATAGAGGCCGCCCCGAACCGCGACTGACCACATCGTTCTGGTTCGCCATCGGGGATCGGAGTCGCGCGCAGGTGCAGCGCCACTTGCGCCACTATTTCAACTGGATCGAGCCTGCAGCACTCGAAGCGATGCTGCCCGTGACGGGATTCGCGGGCACGCTGGCGCAGTTGAAGCGCGTGCTGGATCAGCTCGAGGATCTGGGTGCCGACGAGGTGCACCTGATTCCCACCAGCGACGACGTCGATCAGGTTGCGCGTATCGCGGATCTGATTGCATGA
- a CDS encoding assimilatory sulfite reductase (NADPH) flavoprotein subunit, with the protein MIPPPLLGATIDGTQSELLRALARSLNAEQAFWISGYFAGIAEARSGFAPLEASATTALGELVTHTGAGASPTKIAILYGSETGNARALAHEIAERARAQGLVVSLEDLARYKTRELKNERTLVFVTSTYGEGEPPGPAVPFFEFLTGTKAPKLEQARFAVLALGDSTYEQYCEAGKLLDRRLAELGAARMHDRVDCDVDYEVDARRWIDALLDKLKQETSQTQVTAQASSLTFAASAPAVTVPAYGKHNPFVARIGTSQRLSGRGSSKDTHHLEISLEGSGLRYLPGDALGVAAQNEPELAGDLIALGGWSGTETIAGRNGATTLQQALQSEYEITALTPRFLEKWAQWSGATELARLEGEERARFMARTHVVDLMQSHPVSGLAAQDFVQALRGLQPRLYSIASSLEFVPDEVHLCVAPVRYHLHERQRHGVASTHLVDRLALGDNIPVYVQQNEHFRLPADTATPIVMIGAGTGVAPYRAFMQQREALGITARSWLFFGERNFRTDFLYQTEWQAWLRDGLLTRAEVAFSRDQQQKLYVQHRLLEHGKELYRWIAEGAHLYVCGDAQSMAADVQDALLAILAEHGSLDTELAKETLLEMQTAGRYQKDVY; encoded by the coding sequence ATGATTCCGCCACCGCTGCTGGGTGCCACCATCGATGGTACGCAGAGCGAGCTGCTCCGCGCCCTGGCGCGATCGCTGAACGCCGAACAGGCGTTCTGGATCAGTGGCTATTTTGCCGGTATCGCCGAGGCACGCAGCGGTTTCGCTCCACTCGAAGCGTCGGCGACGACCGCTCTCGGCGAACTGGTGACGCACACTGGCGCAGGCGCGTCACCGACGAAAATTGCCATCCTCTACGGCAGCGAAACCGGCAATGCCCGAGCGCTGGCTCATGAAATCGCCGAGCGTGCACGGGCACAGGGCCTCGTGGTTTCGCTCGAAGACCTTGCACGCTACAAGACGCGCGAACTGAAGAACGAGCGGACGCTGGTGTTCGTCACCAGTACCTACGGAGAGGGAGAGCCTCCCGGGCCAGCGGTGCCGTTTTTCGAATTCCTCACCGGCACCAAGGCTCCGAAACTCGAGCAGGCACGCTTTGCGGTGCTGGCCCTGGGTGATTCGACCTACGAGCAATATTGCGAGGCGGGCAAGTTGCTCGATCGGCGTCTGGCCGAACTGGGTGCCGCCCGCATGCACGATCGCGTCGACTGCGATGTGGATTACGAGGTCGACGCGAGGCGCTGGATCGATGCCCTGCTCGACAAGCTGAAGCAGGAAACGTCGCAAACGCAGGTCACGGCTCAGGCTTCAAGCCTGACCTTCGCGGCGTCGGCACCTGCTGTCACGGTACCCGCCTACGGCAAGCACAACCCCTTTGTGGCTCGAATCGGCACCAGCCAGCGGCTCAGTGGTCGCGGCTCGTCGAAGGACACGCACCATCTCGAGATCAGCCTGGAAGGCTCCGGGCTGCGCTACCTACCCGGTGATGCGCTGGGCGTGGCGGCGCAGAACGAGCCGGAACTGGCAGGCGATCTGATCGCTCTCGGTGGCTGGTCGGGCACCGAGACCATCGCCGGACGCAACGGCGCCACCACGCTGCAACAGGCGCTGCAATCGGAATATGAAATCACCGCACTGACGCCGCGCTTCCTGGAAAAATGGGCGCAGTGGTCGGGTGCCACGGAACTGGCACGACTCGAGGGCGAAGAGCGCGCCCGGTTCATGGCGCGGACGCATGTAGTCGACCTGATGCAGTCTCACCCGGTGTCCGGCCTTGCAGCACAGGATTTCGTCCAGGCCCTGCGCGGGCTGCAACCGCGGCTGTACTCCATTGCATCCAGCCTCGAATTCGTTCCCGATGAAGTGCATCTCTGCGTCGCGCCGGTACGCTATCACCTGCACGAGCGCCAACGCCACGGCGTCGCTTCCACCCATCTCGTGGATCGCCTCGCACTCGGTGACAACATCCCCGTCTATGTGCAGCAGAACGAGCACTTCCGTCTGCCTGCCGACACAGCGACGCCCATCGTCATGATCGGTGCCGGCACCGGCGTGGCACCGTATCGCGCCTTCATGCAACAGCGCGAGGCACTCGGCATCACGGCCAGGAGCTGGCTGTTCTTCGGTGAGCGCAATTTCCGTACGGATTTCCTGTACCAGACCGAATGGCAGGCGTGGCTGCGCGATGGTCTACTGACACGCGCCGAGGTGGCGTTCTCGCGCGACCAGCAGCAGAAGCTCTACGTCCAGCATCGTCTGCTGGAACACGGCAAGGAACTCTACCGCTGGATCGCCGAAGGGGCGCATCTCTACGTCTGCGGCGATGCCCAGTCCATGGCCGCGGATGTGCAGGATGCCCTGCTCGCCATACTGGCCGAGCACGGCAGTCTGGACACCGAACTCGCCAAGGAGACGCTGCTGGAAATGCAGACCGCCGGTCGTTACCAGAAAGACGTCTACTGA
- a CDS encoding rhomboid family intramembrane serine protease: MFPLYDDNIRLHLPIGTLLIILANALVWLFVQGFGTEQALAHSLCMHGLIPADLLGAAPIGTEVALGRGLVCVIDGSGNWFSLFSSMLMHGGWLHIIGNMWFLWVFGDNVEDLMGTVRFVVFYLLSGLAAAAAQIFSDPGSVMPMVGASGAIGGVLGAYARFFPRTHVHTLIFLGFYVTTVAVPAVFMLGYWFLIQLASGLLGDGGAGVAFWAHAGGFGAGLLLSMLLVSPLRVAEHRAGQRRELSSQYRWF, from the coding sequence GTGTTTCCACTCTACGACGACAATATCCGGCTGCACCTGCCGATCGGCACGCTACTGATCATCTTGGCGAACGCGCTGGTGTGGTTGTTCGTGCAGGGATTTGGCACCGAACAGGCACTGGCACACTCGCTGTGCATGCATGGGCTGATTCCAGCCGATCTGCTCGGAGCGGCTCCGATCGGCACCGAGGTGGCGCTCGGGCGTGGACTGGTGTGCGTGATCGACGGCAGCGGCAACTGGTTCAGCCTGTTCAGCTCGATGCTCATGCACGGCGGCTGGCTCCATATCATCGGCAACATGTGGTTTCTGTGGGTGTTCGGTGACAACGTCGAGGACCTGATGGGAACCGTACGCTTTGTCGTGTTCTACCTGCTCTCCGGTCTCGCTGCAGCTGCTGCGCAGATTTTCTCGGATCCGGGCAGCGTGATGCCGATGGTCGGCGCCTCGGGTGCGATCGGTGGAGTCCTTGGCGCCTACGCACGATTCTTTCCACGCACCCACGTGCACACGCTGATCTTTCTCGGCTTCTACGTGACCACGGTCGCGGTGCCGGCCGTGTTTATGCTTGGCTACTGGTTCCTGATCCAGCTCGCGAGCGGGCTGCTCGGCGACGGCGGGGCCGGTGTTGCGTTCTGGGCCCACGCCGGTGGTTTTGGTGCGGGCCTCTTGCTGTCGATGCTGCTGGTCAGTCCGCTGCGCGTGGCGGAGCACCGGGCTGGCCAGCGCCGGGAACTGTCGTCACAGTACCGGTGGTTCTGA
- a CDS encoding SRPBCC family protein, with amino-acid sequence MEEGDIRLGRIRRVDGGFEGRLERHIGHDRNTVWRKLTDASALPEWLAPGSIELRNGGAVRIDFADSGTTIDSTVLELDAPRLLVYSWSSGNEPARPLRWELETMPEGTRLVLTVGVPEGEDPAKACAGFDAHLEMLLAALEGVSIGFPFKLYVAARKGYQEQLGQ; translated from the coding sequence ATGGAAGAAGGGGATATCCGGCTCGGCCGGATCCGCCGTGTCGACGGCGGTTTCGAAGGCCGGCTCGAGCGCCATATCGGGCATGATCGCAACACCGTCTGGCGCAAGCTGACCGATGCCTCTGCGCTGCCCGAGTGGCTGGCGCCGGGCTCGATCGAGTTGCGCAACGGTGGCGCGGTGCGGATCGATTTCGCCGACAGCGGTACGACGATCGACAGCACGGTGCTCGAACTCGATGCACCGCGCCTGCTCGTCTATTCGTGGAGCAGCGGCAACGAGCCTGCGCGACCGCTGCGCTGGGAGCTCGAAACGATGCCGGAAGGCACCCGGCTGGTGCTGACCGTAGGCGTTCCGGAAGGAGAGGATCCGGCCAAGGCCTGCGCCGGCTTCGACGCACACCTCGAGATGCTGCTCGCGGCGCTCGAAGGCGTTTCGATCGGCTTCCCGTTCAAGCTCTATGTGGCGGCACGCAAGGGCTATCAGGAGCAGCTCGGACAGTAG
- the cysI gene encoding assimilatory sulfite reductase (NADPH) hemoprotein subunit encodes MSNPTPDASVDRSTDLSQPLQKLSADERLKAGSRQLRGTILDSLADALTGAVSDNDAKLMKFHGIYQQDDRDLRDERRRQKLEPAYQFMIRVRLAGGVCTPAQWLQLSELALRHGSPSLRLTTRQTFQFHGVLKRDVKRVMQGLQAVLLDTIAACGDDTRGIMSSINPHLSSLHREVLELARATSDHVIPRMRAYHEIWLDGEKYASSEPEEPVYGQTYLPRKFKFGFAIPPSNDIDVYSQDVGLIAIADGERLLGFNITVGGGLGRTDRVRETYPRLGDLLGYIPKEKLLDFAHTIVTVQRDYGNRADRARARFKYTVDDKGLPWLRSEIEQRLGFALEPAREFTFTSNGDHFGWAQGSDGRWHHTLFIENGRIIDAEALQLMTGLREIARVHHGEFRVTPNQNLVIANVAEADKAQMDALLERHGLDHNNRASTIRLNSMSCVGLPTCGLSMAESERYLPQFVSKLEPLLERHGIGGVPITLRMTGCPNGCARPYIAEIAFTGRALGRYNMYLGGGHHGQRLNRLYRENINEAQILEELDSLFAHYARDRHDGEHFGDFVIRAGHVRAVAHGSESYDP; translated from the coding sequence GTGAGCAATCCGACTCCCGACGCAAGCGTCGACCGCAGCACGGATCTTTCGCAGCCGCTGCAGAAGCTGAGCGCCGACGAACGCCTGAAGGCCGGCAGCAGGCAGTTGCGCGGAACGATTCTCGACAGCCTTGCAGACGCGCTCACCGGCGCAGTGTCCGACAACGATGCCAAGCTGATGAAGTTTCACGGCATCTACCAGCAGGATGACCGCGATCTGCGCGACGAGCGCCGGCGCCAGAAACTCGAACCCGCGTACCAGTTCATGATCCGCGTCCGTCTGGCCGGCGGCGTGTGCACGCCGGCGCAGTGGCTGCAGCTCTCCGAGCTCGCACTTCGCCACGGCTCGCCTTCGCTGCGCTTGACCACACGCCAGACCTTCCAGTTCCACGGTGTGCTGAAGCGCGACGTGAAGCGCGTGATGCAGGGGCTGCAGGCGGTCCTGCTCGACACCATCGCCGCCTGCGGCGACGACACGCGCGGCATCATGTCCTCGATCAACCCGCATCTCTCCTCATTGCACCGTGAAGTGCTGGAGCTCGCGCGTGCCACATCGGATCACGTGATCCCGCGCATGCGCGCCTACCACGAGATCTGGCTGGACGGCGAGAAATACGCCTCGTCGGAACCGGAAGAACCCGTCTACGGGCAAACCTACCTGCCGCGCAAGTTCAAGTTCGGCTTCGCGATACCACCGTCCAACGATATCGACGTCTACAGCCAGGATGTGGGGTTGATCGCGATCGCCGACGGCGAGCGGCTGCTCGGCTTCAACATCACCGTCGGCGGCGGTCTGGGACGCACCGACCGCGTGCGGGAAACCTATCCGCGCCTGGGGGATCTGCTGGGCTACATCCCGAAGGAGAAGCTGCTGGATTTCGCACACACCATCGTCACGGTCCAGCGCGATTACGGCAATCGGGCCGACCGCGCGCGGGCACGCTTCAAGTACACGGTCGACGACAAGGGGCTACCGTGGCTGCGCTCGGAAATCGAGCAACGGCTGGGGTTTGCACTCGAACCGGCGCGCGAATTCACATTCACCAGCAACGGCGACCATTTCGGCTGGGCACAGGGGTCGGACGGACGCTGGCACCATACGCTGTTCATCGAGAACGGCCGCATCATCGACGCCGAGGCGCTGCAACTGATGACCGGGCTGCGCGAGATCGCTCGTGTGCACCACGGCGAATTCCGCGTCACGCCGAACCAGAATCTGGTGATCGCAAACGTCGCGGAGGCAGACAAGGCGCAGATGGACGCGCTGCTCGAACGTCACGGGCTCGACCACAACAACCGTGCAAGCACGATCCGCCTGAACTCGATGTCGTGCGTCGGTCTGCCGACTTGCGGGCTGTCGATGGCCGAAAGCGAGCGCTATCTGCCGCAGTTCGTCTCGAAGCTGGAGCCGCTGCTCGAACGGCATGGCATTGGCGGGGTGCCGATCACGCTGCGCATGACGGGATGCCCGAACGGCTGTGCGCGACCCTACATTGCCGAAATCGCATTCACCGGTCGCGCGCTCGGGCGCTACAACATGTACCTGGGCGGCGGCCATCACGGCCAGCGGTTGAACCGCCTGTACCGGGAAAACATCAACGAAGCGCAGATCCTCGAAGAACTGGACTCGCTTTTTGCCCATTACGCGCGCGACCGCCACGACGGCGAGCACTTCGGCGATTTCGTGATCCGCGCAGGCCATGTGCGTGCGGTGGCGCACGGGAGCGAGTCGTACGACCCCTGA
- the recA gene encoding recombinase RecA has product MDANKQKALDAALAQIERQFGKGTVMRMGDRTQESIPAVSTGSLGLDIALGIGGLPRGRVVEIYGPESSGKTTLTLSVVAECQKLGGTAAFIDAEHALDPTYAEKLGVRVEDLIVSQPDTGEQALEVVDMLVRSGAVDVVVVDSVAALTPRAEIEGEMGDAHVGLQARLMSQALRKITGHINRSNTLVIFINQIRMKIGVMFGSPETTTGGNALKFYSSVRLDIRRIGSVKDGEEIVGNETRVKVVKNKVAPPFREAQFDILYGHGIYRMGEIIELGVKLGLIDKSGAWYSCKGERIGQGKANAARFLAENSTLAASLEAEIRAKALTLPGGAVEVETEVPEEV; this is encoded by the coding sequence ATGGACGCGAACAAGCAGAAGGCACTGGATGCGGCGCTGGCGCAGATCGAACGCCAGTTCGGCAAGGGCACCGTGATGCGCATGGGCGACCGGACCCAGGAGTCGATTCCAGCCGTCTCCACCGGATCGTTGGGGCTGGACATTGCACTTGGCATCGGCGGCCTGCCGCGCGGAAGGGTAGTCGAGATCTACGGCCCGGAGTCTTCGGGCAAGACCACACTCACGCTGTCGGTGGTCGCCGAATGCCAGAAGCTCGGTGGTACGGCAGCGTTCATCGACGCGGAACACGCACTCGATCCGACCTACGCCGAAAAGCTGGGGGTCAGGGTGGAGGACCTGATCGTCTCGCAGCCGGACACCGGTGAGCAGGCGCTGGAAGTCGTCGACATGCTGGTGCGTTCCGGTGCGGTCGACGTGGTCGTGGTCGACTCGGTGGCCGCGCTGACGCCGCGCGCCGAGATCGAGGGCGAGATGGGCGACGCACACGTGGGGCTGCAGGCGCGGTTGATGAGCCAGGCGCTGCGCAAGATCACCGGTCATATCAATCGATCGAACACGCTGGTGATCTTCATCAACCAGATCCGCATGAAGATCGGCGTGATGTTCGGTTCGCCTGAAACCACCACCGGTGGCAACGCGCTGAAGTTCTATTCGTCGGTGCGTCTGGACATCCGCCGCATCGGTTCGGTGAAGGACGGCGAGGAAATCGTGGGCAACGAGACGCGCGTCAAGGTCGTCAAGAACAAGGTGGCACCGCCGTTTCGCGAGGCGCAGTTCGACATCCTGTACGGCCATGGCATCTACCGCATGGGCGAGATCATCGAGCTTGGCGTGAAGCTCGGATTGATCGACAAGTCAGGCGCCTGGTATTCGTGCAAGGGAGAGCGCATCGGGCAGGGCAAGGCCAATGCGGCGCGTTTCCTTGCAGAGAATTCCACGCTGGCGGCTTCGCTGGAAGCCGAGATCCGCGCCAAGGCGCTGACCTTGCCGGGTGGTGCGGTCGAAGTGGAGACCGAGGTTCCGGAGGAAGTCTGA
- the gstA gene encoding glutathione transferase GstA, with translation MKLFYSPGACSMAAHILLEETGKTYACVSVDIRDPAHKTSSGEDFLALNPKGYVPALVLDSGDVLTENSALLPWIAAQDPQRRLMPAEGTLENYRVHEWLGFIGTEIHKSCSPLFRPDASPEVVKSSHAALKRRLGYVNESLASKPYLTGEAFTPADAYLFVVLSWFAHLAFDLAPYPHLQAFQARVAARPSVQKVLRAEGLA, from the coding sequence ATGAAACTCTTCTATTCTCCAGGCGCCTGTTCGATGGCAGCCCATATCCTGCTCGAGGAAACCGGCAAGACATATGCGTGCGTGAGCGTCGATATCCGGGACCCGGCGCACAAGACATCGAGTGGCGAGGACTTTCTCGCGCTGAATCCGAAGGGTTATGTGCCGGCACTGGTGCTCGATTCAGGTGATGTTCTCACGGAAAATTCGGCACTGCTGCCGTGGATAGCAGCACAGGATCCGCAGCGACGGCTGATGCCTGCCGAGGGTACGCTGGAAAACTACCGCGTGCACGAATGGCTCGGTTTCATCGGCACCGAGATACACAAGAGCTGCAGCCCTCTTTTCAGGCCGGACGCGTCGCCAGAGGTGGTCAAATCCAGTCATGCAGCGCTCAAGCGGCGGCTGGGCTACGTCAATGAGTCGCTGGCATCGAAACCCTACCTGACCGGCGAAGCATTCACGCCGGCAGATGCCTACCTGTTCGTGGTGCTGAGCTGGTTCGCACACCTTGCCTTCGACTTGGCGCCTTATCCGCACCTGCAGGCATTCCAGGCGCGTGTCGCCGCACGCCCGAGCGTGCAGAAGGTGCTTCGGGCGGAAGGACTGGCGTAG
- the hemN gene encoding oxygen-independent coproporphyrinogen III oxidase — MNIATQGLALDLQTIRFPDLEMSEELVRRFDRSGPRYTSYPTADRFEEQYPVSSYLAHLGRRATAAQVAPLSVYVHLPFCESLCYFCACNKIITRDHGSAAPYLKTLFAEMEMLSPHLGAHRQAVQLHLGGGTPTFLAAAELTALMDELHRHFAFTPDAEIAVEIDPRTVSSDTLVMLAGLGFNRTSFGVQDFDPEVQAAVNRIQPYEMVRNALQASRDNGFRSINTDLIYGLPKQTVDSFSRTLDRLIELSPDRIALYNYAHLPERFRAQRLIHAEDLPSAETRLQIFFMSVRRLLEAGYVYIGLDHFAKPEDELNRARLEHGLHRNFQGYTTRAECDLIGFGVSAIGKIGDAYVQNHHSIKAYGERIEAGELPVDKGFDLSREDVIRREVIMAIMCSMPIDFSAFEVRYGERFEARFADELARLEPYAEADLLEVDAQCLRVLPKGRVFVRAIAMVFDQYIGRPRSARYSRLI; from the coding sequence ATGAACATTGCCACGCAGGGTCTTGCGCTCGACCTGCAGACTATCCGTTTCCCGGACCTCGAGATGTCGGAGGAACTGGTGCGGCGCTTCGACCGTTCCGGTCCGCGCTACACCTCGTATCCGACGGCAGATCGCTTCGAGGAGCAGTACCCGGTATCGTCCTACCTCGCTCATCTCGGGCGACGGGCCACGGCGGCGCAGGTGGCGCCGCTGTCGGTTTATGTGCATCTGCCGTTCTGCGAATCGCTGTGCTACTTCTGCGCCTGCAACAAGATCATCACGCGCGATCACGGCAGCGCAGCGCCTTACCTGAAGACGCTGTTCGCCGAGATGGAGATGCTGAGTCCCCATCTCGGTGCGCACCGACAGGCGGTGCAACTGCATCTGGGAGGTGGTACTCCCACCTTTCTGGCTGCCGCCGAGTTGACTGCGCTGATGGACGAGTTGCACCGGCACTTCGCGTTCACGCCCGACGCCGAGATCGCCGTGGAGATCGACCCGCGTACCGTCAGCTCCGATACGCTCGTGATGCTCGCGGGGCTGGGCTTCAATCGCACGAGTTTCGGGGTGCAGGATTTCGATCCCGAGGTGCAGGCCGCGGTCAACCGCATCCAGCCGTATGAGATGGTGCGCAATGCACTGCAGGCGAGCCGCGACAACGGCTTCAGATCGATCAACACCGACCTGATCTACGGCCTGCCGAAACAGACGGTGGACAGTTTCAGCCGCACGCTCGATCGGCTGATCGAACTCTCTCCCGACCGCATCGCGCTCTACAACTATGCACACCTGCCCGAGCGTTTCAGGGCCCAGCGGCTGATCCACGCCGAGGATCTGCCGTCGGCGGAGACGCGACTGCAGATCTTCTTCATGTCGGTGCGGCGGCTGCTCGAGGCGGGTTATGTCTACATCGGCCTCGATCATTTCGCCAAACCGGAGGATGAACTCAACCGCGCCCGGCTCGAACACGGGCTGCATCGCAATTTCCAGGGTTATACGACCCGTGCGGAATGCGATCTGATCGGCTTCGGTGTCTCGGCGATCGGCAAGATCGGTGATGCCTACGTGCAGAATCACCATTCGATCAAGGCGTATGGTGAGCGCATCGAGGCGGGCGAGCTTCCGGTCGACAAGGGCTTCGATCTGAGCCGCGAGGACGTGATCCGGCGCGAAGTGATCATGGCGATCATGTGCAGCATGCCGATCGACTTCAGCGCTTTCGAAGTCCGCTACGGAGAGCGTTTCGAAGCGCGCTTCGCCGATGAACTCGCGCGCCTCGAACCGTACGCCGAGGCGGACCTGCTCGAGGTCGACGCGCAGTGCCTGCGTGTGTTGCCGAAGGGGCGTGTGTTCGTGCGCGCGATCGCGATGGTGTTCGATCAGTACATCGGACGTCCGCGCAGTGCGCGCTACTCACGATTGATCTGA
- a CDS encoding regulatory protein RecX, producing MAMLHRAVTPTDDPLVVRRTALDLLARREYAMRELAVRLSARFGSGAPVDAVVQQLHEEGLQSDQRFAESFVRGQRRRGRGPLRILHELAERGVERELAAACVDASAPEWVEVARQWKCRRHGEARPATLAERQRIARQLQQRGFDASQIRRALD from the coding sequence ATGGCGATGCTGCACCGTGCAGTGACGCCCACCGATGATCCTCTGGTCGTGCGGCGTACGGCACTCGATCTGCTCGCGCGCCGTGAGTATGCGATGCGCGAACTTGCAGTCAGGCTGTCGGCCCGCTTTGGGTCCGGGGCGCCCGTGGACGCAGTCGTGCAACAGCTACACGAGGAAGGGTTGCAGAGCGATCAGCGTTTTGCGGAATCCTTCGTGCGCGGGCAGCGCCGGCGTGGACGCGGGCCGCTGCGGATCCTGCATGAACTCGCCGAACGTGGCGTGGAGCGCGAGCTGGCTGCAGCCTGCGTCGACGCCTCGGCTCCCGAGTGGGTCGAGGTGGCGCGGCAGTGGAAGTGTCGTCGACACGGCGAAGCACGACCGGCGACGCTGGCCGAACGTCAGCGCATCGCGCGCCAGTTGCAGCAGCGTGGTTTCGATGCCTCGCAGATCCGCCGCGCACTGGACTGA
- a CDS encoding minor capsid protein translates to MPRKVPFSIAFDLPFEEAIEAARARKSVLPDAYYHQLPAEARRLAFTVSGLTALDQVQGVLDRMGKHIEDGGTFADFKRWAASQPWELPKHRLETIFRNAVQTAYGAGHWRRFEETKDDQPYLMYDAVNDSRTRPAHRALDGIIRPVDDPFWLTHSPPMGHNCRCTLIQLDAEQAEIRSRNGRGLNQPETPEMRADDDGWGRKPMQWDETLRNIIRERQSACLPGPFGFGRKKRDPHANIDCSPTGATLLGMLDALPDQNLPMPRPQQGTLPLLPAGQSDRFYLGEFMKQFGAEWNEKVFSSDIEDAPLPFLRREISASLFMNHNPVRDGAKSKANKRGRGPYALYFAETVKNPDEIRLVAHDEGPARLYFLSRQVLHDKVLHAIAVFRQMSGAWVGWSVYQTYDAKYFKSKHEGLVIYRRPQM, encoded by the coding sequence ATGCCGCGGAAAGTGCCGTTCTCGATCGCCTTCGATCTGCCGTTCGAGGAGGCCATCGAAGCAGCCCGCGCGCGCAAGTCTGTTCTGCCGGATGCGTACTACCACCAGCTGCCCGCCGAGGCGCGCAGGCTTGCCTTCACTGTTTCCGGACTGACTGCGCTCGACCAGGTACAGGGCGTATTGGACCGCATGGGGAAGCACATCGAGGACGGCGGCACTTTCGCCGACTTCAAGCGCTGGGCGGCATCGCAGCCGTGGGAGCTGCCGAAGCATCGGCTCGAGACCATTTTTCGCAATGCCGTGCAAACCGCTTACGGCGCGGGGCACTGGCGGCGCTTCGAGGAGACGAAGGACGATCAGCCGTACCTGATGTATGACGCGGTGAATGATTCCCGCACGCGCCCGGCGCACCGTGCGCTCGATGGCATCATCCGCCCGGTCGATGATCCGTTCTGGCTCACGCACAGCCCGCCGATGGGCCATAACTGCCGCTGCACGCTGATCCAGCTCGATGCCGAGCAGGCCGAGATCCGTTCGCGCAACGGGCGCGGACTGAACCAGCCCGAAACGCCCGAGATGCGCGCCGATGACGACGGGTGGGGCAGAAAGCCGATGCAGTGGGATGAGACGCTGCGAAACATCATCCGTGAACGTCAGTCTGCGTGCCTGCCAGGACCGTTCGGCTTTGGCAGAAAGAAGCGCGATCCACATGCCAATATCGATTGTTCGCCGACCGGTGCAACACTGTTGGGCATGCTCGACGCGCTGCCCGATCAGAACCTGCCCATGCCTCGACCGCAACAAGGAACGTTGCCCTTGCTGCCTGCCGGACAAAGCGATCGGTTCTATCTCGGCGAGTTCATGAAACAGTTTGGCGCAGAGTGGAACGAGAAGGTTTTTTCGAGTGACATTGAGGACGCACCGTTACCGTTCTTGCGACGTGAAATCTCTGCCTCGTTGTTCATGAACCACAACCCCGTGCGGGACGGAGCGAAGTCAAAAGCCAACAAACGAGGACGCGGACCGTATGCGCTGTATTTCGCAGAGACAGTCAAGAATCCAGACGAAATCCGTTTGGTTGCTCACGACGAAGGCCCCGCGCGTTTATATTTTCTCTCGCGCCAAGTGCTGCACGACAAGGTATTGCATGCGATTGCGGTGTTTCGGCAGATGTCGGGAGCGTGGGTTGGTTGGTCGGTATATCAGACCTACGATGCGAAATACTTCAAGTCGAAGCATGAGGGACTGGTGATTTATCGACGACCGCAAATGTGA